One Drosophila willistoni isolate 14030-0811.24 chromosome 2R unlocalized genomic scaffold, UCI_dwil_1.1 Seg167, whole genome shotgun sequence DNA segment encodes these proteins:
- the LOC6641819 gene encoding RNA-binding protein 39 has protein sequence MAEDFDVEAMLEAPYQKNNISAGSGGRVGGGGRGRSSGSDSTGQDEDYAENNGNGGSSRNGRERSLSKKRSKRSRSRSGSRDGKSRRDRGSDRSSNRDKNRDRERDRDRERDRYRESSKRTGSDRDRERERERDRDKERSSNRRSRSREDRGRYERNDRNRERDRDHDRRSRERRGGSKSMQRDRSKERRRRSRSKEYQRKRLSPVKERHQTHSRSRDRNSRRRGSYSPHRRSPNGGAGDRTPPTELSPEERDARTVFCIQLSQRVRARDLEEFFSSVGKVRDVRMITCNKTKRFKGIAYIEFEDPESVSLALGLSGQRLLGVPIMVQHTQAEKNRLQNAAPAFQPKSHTGPMRLYVGSLHFNITEDMLRGIFEPFGKIDVIQLIMDTETGRSKGYGFITYHNADDAKKALEQLNGFELAGRPMKVGNVTERLDMNTTSLDTDEMDRTGIDLGATGRLQLMFKLAEGAGLAVPQAAANALLATAPQPAPVQQQQQTPSIATQCFILSNMFDPATETNTTWDSEIRDDVLEECAKHGGVLHIHVDTASSTGTVYVKCPSTTTAVLAVNALHGRWFAGRVITAAYVPLINYHSMFPDSIGAVNLIASTRKNADD, from the exons atgGCCGAGGATTTCGATGTGGAAGCAATGCTCGAGGCGCCGTATCAAAAAAAC AATATCAGTGCGGGCAGCGGGGGACGAGTTGGCGGTGGCGGACGTGGACGGAGTAGTGGCAGCGACAGTACTGGACAGGATGAGGATTATGCTGAAAATAATGGTAATGGTGGTTCTTCACGCAATGGACGTGAAAGGAGCTTGAGCAAAAAACGCAGCAAGCGATCGAG AAGTCGCAGTGGCTCTCGTGATGGCAAATCTAGACGTGATCGCGGCAGCGATCGTAGCAGTAATCGTGATAAAAACAGAGATCGAGAACGTGACCGGGATCGTGAACGTGATCGTTATCGTGAGAGCAGCAAACGCACTGGAAGCGATAGAGATCGTGAAAGAGAACGAGAACGGGATCGAGACAAGGAAAGATCATCGAACCGCAGGAGTCGCTCACGTGAAGATCGTGGACGTTATGAGCGCAATGATCGAAATCGTGAACGTGATCGGGATCATGATCGTCGATCACGTGAACGTCGTGGCGGCAGTAAATCCATGCAGCGGGATCGTTCAAAGGAACGTCGTCGACGCAGCCGTTCAAAGGAATATCAGCGCAAACGCTTGAGTCCCGTAAAGGAACGTCATCAAACTCATTCAAGGTCCAGGGATAGAAA CAGTCGCCGTCGTGGCAGCTATTCACCCCATCGTCGTTCACCCAATGGCGGTGCTGGCGATCGTACACCGCCCACTGAGCTCAGTCCGGAGGAGCGTGATGCTCGGACTGTCTTTTGCATTCAATTGTCACAACGTGTTCGTGCCCGAGATTTGGAGGAATTCTTTTCCAGTGTCGGCAAGGTGCGAGATGTCCGTATGATTACATGCAATAAGACGAAACGTTTCAAGGGCATAGCATATATTGAATTCGAGGATCCTGAATCCGTGTCACTGGCCTTGGGTCTGTCGGGGCAACGTTTGCTCGGTGTACCAATAATGGTGCAACACACACAGGCCGAGAAGAATCGTTTGCAAAATGCTGCACCAGCTTTTCAACCCAAGAGTCATACAGGGCCCATGCGTTTGTATGTTGGTTCATTGCATTTTAACATTACGGAAGATATGTTACGTGGCATATTTGAGCCATTCGGAAAGATAGATGTCATCCAATTGATTATGGATACCGAAACAGGACGCTCAAAGGGCTATGGTTTTATAACG TATCACAATGCAGACGATGCCAAAAAAGCTTTGGAGCAATTAAACGGTTTCGAATTGGCTGGACGACCCATGAAAGTGGGCAATGTGACTGAACGTTTGGACATGAATACCACATCATTGGACACAGATGAAATGGATCGCACTGGCATTGATCTGGGTGCTACTGGACGCTTGCAGCTAATGTTTAAACTGGCCGAAGGTGCTGGTTTAGCAGTGCCGCAGGCAGCTGCGAATGCCTTATTGGCCACTGCTCCGCAACCGGCACCagtgcaacagcaacaacaaacaccaTCTATAGCCACACAGTGTTTTATACTATCGAATATGTTTGATCCGGCTACAGAGACAAATACCACTTGGGATAGCGAAATACGGGATGATGTGCTGGAAGAGTGTGCCAAGCATGGCGGCGTCTTACACATACATGTCGATACGGCATCCAGCACTGGGACTGTCTATGTGAAATGTCCAAGCACCACAACTGCTGTCTTGGCTGTGAATGCTCTGCATGGACGTTGGTTTGCCGGACGAGTTATTACGGCCGCTTATGTTCCATTAATCAATTATCACTCAATGTTTCCGGACTCCATTGGTGCCGTCAATTTGATAGCATCAACGCGTAAAAATGCCGACGATTGA
- the LOC6642066 gene encoding ras-related protein Rab-30 yields the protein MEDYKFLFKIVLVGNAGVGKTCLVRRFTQGLFPPGQGATIGVDFMIKTVEVEGEKIKLQIWDTAGQERFRSITQSYYRSAHALILVYDISCQPTFDCLPDWLREIQEYANSKVLKILVGNKTDRDDREIPTQIGEEFAKQHDMYFLETSAKEAENVERLFYEIAAELIGQARSKDGSAAAAAAAAAHRQSEGSGVGSSIGLASLSAKAAQSNCCGGGVSNGSSTSQGHAG from the coding sequence ATGGAAGACTATAAATTCTTATTCAAAATCGTCCTAGTTGGTAATGCTGGTGTTGGCAAAACATGTCTAGTTCGCCGTTTCACGCAAGGACTCTTTCCTCCCGGTCAAGGAGCCACAATTGGCGTGGATTTCATGATCAAAACTGTGGAAGTTGAGGGggagaaaattaaattacaaatcTGGGATACAGCCGGCCAAGAACGATTTCGTTCCATTACCCAAAGTTACTATAGATCGGCGCATGCATTGATATTGGTCTATGACATTAGTTGCCAACCGACGTTCGATTGCCTTCCGGATTGGTTACGTGAGATTCAAGAGTATGCCAATTCGAAGGTATTGAAAATCCTTGTCGGCAACAAAACCGATCGCGATGATCGTGAGATACCAACACAAATTGGTGAAGAGTTTGCCAAACAACATGACATGTACTTCCTGGAAACATCCGCCAAAGAGGCCGAAAACGTAGAGCGTTTATTTTATGAAATTGCTGCCGAATTGATTGGTCAAGCTAGGAGTAAGGATGGCAGTGctgcggcggcagcagcagcggctgcCCACAGGCAATCGGAGGGCAGCGGTGTCGGCAGTTCCATTGGTTTGGCCAGTTTAAGTGCCAAGGCGGCGCAAAGCAATTGCTGCGGTGGAGGAGTATCAAATGGTAGTAGCACTAGTCAAGGTCATGCGGGCTGA